From Pseudomonas arsenicoxydans:
TATCCCCTGGTCTTCGCCATCGCCGCGCTGGTCCTGCTGCCACTGAGTGTTCTGTTTCTTTCCTGGCAGACCATCGATCATCAAATCTGGTCCCACCTCTGGGATACCCAGATGCCGCGCTTGCTGGGCAACACGCTGACCCTGGTACTTGGCGTCGGTGTCGGCGTAACGCTGCTGGGCGTCAGCCTCGCCTGGCTCACCAGCCTCTGCGAATTCCCCGGCCGGCGCTGGCTGGATTGGGCATTGATGCTGCCCTTCGCCATTCCTGCCTACGTACTGGCGTTTGTCTTTGTCGGCCTGCTGGATTTCGCCGGCCCCGTGCAAACCCTGATGCGCGAATGGTTCGGCAGCGGCCTGCGGCTGCCGCGAGTGCGCTCCACCGGCGGCGTAATCATCGTTTTGGTGCTGGTGTTCTATCCCTATGTTTACCTGCTGGCGCGCAGCGCGTTCCTGGCCCAGGGCAAAGGCTTGATGGAAGCGGCGCGGGTCTTGGGACAATCCCCGTGGCAGGCCTTCTGGCGCGTCGCCTTGCCGATGGCGCGCCCAGCCATCGGCGCCGGTGTGGCGCTGGCGTTGATGGAAACCCTGGCGGATTTCGGTGCGGTGTCGGTGTTCAACTTCGATACGTTTACGACCGCGATCTACAAAACCTGGTACGGGTTCTTCAGCCTCTCCAGCGCCACACAACTGGCCAGCCTGTTGCTGTTAGTAGTGATGCTGGTGCTGTATGGCGAACGCAGGGCACGCGGGGCCAATCGGGCGAGTAACGAACGGCCACGGGTCAAGGCGCTGTATCACCTGCGCGGTTTTAAAGCCGTGGCTGCCATGAGCTGGTGCGGTTTGGTGTTCGCCTGTGCCTTCGTCATTCCGATGCTGCAACTGATGGTGTGGTTCTGGCAGCGCGGACGCTTCGATCTGGATGAGCGCTACGCCGCACTGATCGTTCACACTTTGTACCTGGGTGGCATGGCGGCGTTGATCACCGTCAGCGTTGCCCTGGTGCTGGCGTTTGCCCGACGCCTGGCGCCGACCCGGGCGATCCGTATCGGGGTCAGCCTGGCCAATCTCGGCTATGCGCTGCCGGGTTCTGTGCTGGCGGTGTCGATCATGCTGGCGTTCAGTTATCTGGACCGGGAACTGGTGATTCCGCTATCAGGCTGGCTCGGCGGAGCAGGCAAGCCGCTGCTGCTGGGCAGTCTGTCGGCCTTATTGCTGGCCTATCTGGTGCGTTTCATTGCCGTGGCTTATGGGCCGCTGGAAAGCAGCCTGGCGCGAATACGGCCATCTTTGCCCGAAGCAGCACGTAGTCTTGGGGTCAGTGGGCCACGACTGTTTTTCAAAGTGTATCTGCCGTTATTGCTGCCCGGCACCTTGAGTGCAGCGCTTCTGGTGTTCGTCGACGTGCTCAAGGAAATGCCCGCGACCCTGCTGATGCGCCCGTTTGGCTGGGACACGCTGGCCGTACGGATATTTGAAATGACCAGCGAAGGGGAGTGGGCGAGGGCTTCGCTGCCGGCCTTGACCCTGGTTTTGGTCGGGCTTCTACCGGTCATCGGATTGATTCGACGTTCGGCGCATCGAAACGCCTAGGTGCCAGTCCTACACCTTGAGGCTACAATGCGCGGCATTCGGTGCGGTCCGTCCTTCGGACCCGGTAGCTGAGATCGGCTGCAAGCCTTGTATTTCAAGGCTTTCAGTGGTCAAGCACCTTCCCGCACCTTCGCCACGCCCGGAAGGAGAAACCCATGGGACAGCGTACGCCTCTGTATGACCTTCATCTCGCCCTCGGCGCGAAGATGGTCGATTTTGGCGGTTGGGATATGCCTTTGCATTACGGCTCGCAGGTCGAGGAACACCATCAGGTGCGCCGCGATTGCGGGGTATTCGACGTATCCCACATGACCGTGATCGATGTCAGCGGCGCCCAGGCCAAAGCCTGGCTCCAGCATTTGCTGGCCAATGATGTCGCGCGCCTGCACAGCCCCGGCCGTGCCTTGTACAGCACCATGCTCAATGAGCGTGGCGGTATCGTCGACGACATGATCGTCTACCGTCTCGAGGACGGTTATCGGCTGGTGGTCAACGCCTCCACCCGCAATCAGGACCTCGCCTGGATGCAGGCTCATCTCGACGGTTTCGATGTGCAGCTCAACGAGCGCTCCGAATTGGCAATGCTGGCCATTCAGGGCCCCCATGCCCGGCATAAAATCTCCGAACTGGTGACCCAGTCCCGCAGCAACCTGATCCAGATGCTCAAGCCCTTCGAAGGGCTGGCCGACGGTGACTGGTTCATCGCGCGCACCGGTTACACCGGCGAAGACGGGCTGGAAATCGTCCTGCCGGCCAATCAGGCACCGGGTTTCTTCAACGATCTGGTGGGCGCCGGGATCTCACCAATCGGCTTGGGCGCGCGCGACACCTTGCGCGTGGAAGCCGGCATGAACCTGTACGGCCAGGACATTCATCAAGACGTTTCACCACTGGCCTCGAACATGGCGTGGAGCATTGCCTGGGAACCGGCCACGCGCCAGTTCATCGGTCGCACTGCCCTGGAAGCCGAGCGGGCGGGTGGCGTTCAGCACAAACTGGTCGGTCTGGTCCTTGAGGAGCGTGGTGTTTTGCGCGCTCATCAAGTGGTCCGCATCGCCAATGTTGGCGAAGGAGAGATCACCAGTGGTAGTTTCTCTCCTACGCTTAGCAAGTCGATAGCACTGGCGCGCGTGCCGATGGCAACTGCCGACCGCGCAGAAGTGGAAATCCGTGGCAAGTGGTACCCGGTCCGAGTGGTCAAACCGACCTTCGTACGCCATGGCAAAACCTTGATCTAACCTTTTTTGGCGGGCAACGACCGCTGACAATTTTCTTGAGGACACAGAACATGAGCGATATTCCTGCCGACCTGCGTTTTGCCGAAAGTCACGAATGGGCCCGTCTGGAAGCCGATGGCACCGTTACCGTGGGCATCAGCGATCACGCTCAGGAAGCCTTGGGCGACGTGGTATTCGTTGAACTGACCGAAGTCGGCAAAGTGTTTGCTGCCGAAGATCAAGCCGGCGTGGTGGAGTCGGTTAAAGCCGCCTCTGACATCTACTCACCGATTGCCGGTGAAGTGATCGCGGTCAACGAAGAACTGAGCGGGTCGCCTGAATTGCTCAACTCCGACCCGTACGGCGCCTGGATCTTCAAGCTGAAGCCAAACAACGCCGCCGATCTGGACAAGCTGCTCGATGCTGCAGGCTACAAAGCCGCCATCGGCGAGTAACCTCCAGACAAACAAAAGCCTCGATCACTCGAGGCTTTTTTTTGGATTTTTTTCAGGCGGCTCGCAAAACCGTCTTCACCGCTGCCACCGATCGCTCGACATCCGCTTTGCTCATGGCCGTAAACATCGGCAGGGAAACAATCAGGCGCCCAACCCGTTCTGCTACCGGAAACATGCCTTCCTTGAATCCGCGCTCGCGGTAAAGGCTCAGCAGATGAATCGGCGGGTAGTGATAGCCAATACCGACACCCAATGCCTGCATCTGCTCCATGAACGTGGCCCGTGCCGCGAGGCCATCCTTACGCTCCGGCAGCACCAGCTGGAATAAATGCCAATTGCTGTTCTCGAAATCTGCCGGGGGCAGTTGAGCGCCGTATTGGGCTTCGAAGTCCTCGCCAAAGCAGGCGAAATAGTGCTTGGCCAGCTCACGGCGATGAGCCGTAATCGCCTCGATGTGAGCAAACTGACCCAGGCCAATAGCCGCTGCGACATCGGTCATGTTGAATTTGCCGCCCAACACATCCACGTCCAGCCCATCGAAACCAGTGCGGGTAACACCCTGTAATCGGTACTTTTCCGCCAGTCGGACTTCTTCGGCCGTGTTCAGCACCAGGCAACCGCCCTCCGAAGAGGTGACGTTTTTGTTTGCCTGGAAACTGAAGGACACGAAGTCGCCAGTTGCGCCGATGCGCTGTCCATTCCAGCTCGAGCCCAGCGCCTGGGCCGCGTCTTCAACTACCCGTAAACCGTGTTTTTTAGCCAGAGCGTAAAGGCGCGTCATGTCCACCGGCAGCCCGGCGAGGTACACCGGGATAATGGCTTTGGTGCGCGGGGTAATGGCGGCTTCAAGCTGATCCAGGTCGATGTTGCGAGTGATCGGGTCGATGTCGGCAAACACTGGCGTGGCACCGACCTCCAGAATCACGTTGGCGGTGGCTACCCAGGAGATCGGCGTGGTGATGACTTCATCGCCCGGTCCGATCCCGGCGATGCGCAAGGCGATTTCCATGGTGCAGGTGCCGGAGTTGAAGGTGCGCACTGTGCGCCCACCGAAATATTCCGAGAGTTGCGCTTCAAAGGCCTGAACCTTGGGGCCGCTGGTAATCCAGCCTGAACGCAAGACATCGCCGACAGCGGCGATTGTGGCCTCATCAATGGTGGGTTTGGAGAAGGGCAGAAAAGGCAGTTGGCTCATAAGTATGGACACCGATCAGCGGACGTAAGGCATACGCCGAACATGATGATGCGAATTGGCCAACCGCGCTACGCCCTCCGCATGATTATCGACTGCTATGCTGCTTTGACCGTGTTGCATCGACGTTGAGCGCCAGTCAAGAGAGAGCCCGTCATGTCCCAGTTGCCGTCCTTGAGCCAGTTACGCGATCCCAATGCCTTTCTTCGCCGCCATCTGGGGCCCGATGCCGCCGAACAGCAGGCGATGCTCGATAGTCTCGGCCTGGGCAGTCGAGTGGAGCTGATCGAGCAAACGGTTCCGCCGGGAATTCGCCTGAACCGGATGCTCGACTTGCCGCCCGCTCTCGACGAAGAAGCCGCGCTGGCCAAGCTGCGCGGCTACGCCGAACAGAACCAGGTCTGGACCAGCCTGATCGGCATGGGCTACCACGGCACGCTCACGCCGAACGTCATTGCGCGCAACGTGCTGGAAAATCCCGGTTGGTACACCGCCTATACGCCTTACCAACCGGAAATCGCTCAAGGCCGGCTCGAGGCGCTGCTCAATTTCCAACAATTGACCATCGACCTCACGGGCCTCGAACTGGCCAATGCTTCGTTGCTCGATGAGGCCACGGCCGCCGCTGAAGCCATGGCCCTGGCCAAACGTGTCGCCAAGTCCAAAAGCAATGTGTTCTTCGTCGACGAGAATTGCCACCCGCAGACTATTTCCGTGGTGCAGACCCGCGCCGAAGGCTTCGGTTTCGAGTTGATCATCGATGCGCTGGATAACCTGAAAGCACACCAGGTATTCGGTGCGTTGCTGCAATATCCCGACACCCACGGCGACATTCGCGATCTGCGTCCATTGATCGATCACCTGCATGCCCAGCAAGCCCTGGCGTGCGTCGCCACAGACTTGCTGAGCCTGCTGTTGCTGACGCCTCCGGGAGAACTGGGGGCCGATGTGGTGTTCGGTTCATCTCAGCGTTTCGGCGTGCCCATGGGTTACGGCGGTCCTCACGCGGCCTTTTTTGCCAGTCGCGATGAATACAAACGAGCCATTCCCGGGCGCATCATCGGCGTCTCGAAGGACGCTCGGGGCAACACTGCGTTGCGTATGGCCCTGCAAACCCGCGAGCAGCATATTCGCCGGGAGAAGGCCAATTCGAACATCTGTACCGCGCAAGTACTGCTGGCCAATATCGCCAGTTTCTACGCGGTTTATCACGGCCCCGAAGGCTTGAAGCGGATCGCCCAGCGGGTGCACCGGCTGACCTGCATCCTCGCGACCGGTCTTGAACGCCACGGCGTCACCCGGCTCAACAAACACTTCTTCGACACCTTGACTCTGGAGGTCGGAGGCACGCAGACCGCTATCATCGAAAGCGCTCAGGCCGCGCAGATCAACCTGCGGATTCTGGGGCGCGGGCGATTGGGGCTCAGCCTCGACGAAACCTGCGACGAAACCACGGTAGCCAAGCTGTTCGATGTGTTCCTCGGTGCCGATCATGGACTTAACGTCGACGAACTGGACGCTGAAACCCTGGTCTGCGGCATTCCCGGCGAACTGCTGCGCACCTCGACTTATCTGCGCCATCCGGTGTTCAGCACCCATCACAGCGAAACCGAGATGCTGCGCTATCTCAAGCAACTGGAGAACAAAGACCTGGCGTTGAACCAGTCGATGATTCCTCTGGGTTCTTGCACTATGAAACTCAATGCCACCAGCGAGATGATTCCCATCACCTGGCCGAAATTTGCCAACCTGCACCCGTTTGCGCCGAGGGAGCAAGCGGTGGGTTATGCGCTGATGATCGAAGAACTGGAACGTTGGCTGTGCGCGATTACCGGTTTCGATGCGATCTGCATGCAGCCCAACTCCGGCGCTCAAGGCGAGTACGCCGGGTTGCTGGCAATTCGCAAATACCACGAGAGTCGTCAGCAGGGGGCGCGGGATATCTGCCTGATTCCGTCCTCGGCTCACGGCACCAACCCTGCTTCGGCGCAGATGGCCGGGATGCGCGTGGTGATCGTCGAGTGCGATGAGGCGGGCAACGTCGATCTGGATGACCTCAAAGGCAAAGCCGCGGAGGCGGGTGACAAACTTGCCTGCCTGATGGCCACTTATCCTTCGACCCATGGCGTGTACGAGGAAGGCATCAGCGAGATATGTGAAGTTATCCACAGTCACGGCGGCCAGGTGTACATGGATGGCGCCAACCTCAATGCCCAGGTCGGATTGGCGCGGCCGGCGGACATTGGCGCCGACGTGTCGCACATGAACCTGCACAAAACTTTCTGCATTCCCCACGGAGGCGGAGGGCCAGGGATGGGGCCGATTGGGGTGCGCGCGCACTTGGCGCCCTTTGTCGCCAATCACCCGGTGGTGCCCATCGATGGACCGCTGGCGCAGAACGGCGCGGTCAGTGCGGCGCCTTGGGGCAGTGCGAGCATTTTGCCGATCAGCTGGATGTACATCGCGATGATGGGGCCGCAACTGGCGGATGCGAGCGAGGTGGCGATCCTTGCCGCAAATTATCTGGCGCAGCATTTGTCCGGCGCGTTTCCAGTGCTCTACTCCGGGCGCAACGAACGTGTGGCTCACGAATGCATCCTGGATTTGCGGCCGCTGAAGGCGCTGACCGGTATCAGCGAAGAGGACGTCGCCAAGCGTTTGATGGATTACGGCTTCCATGCGCCGACCATGTCTTTCCCGGTACCGGGAACGTTGATGGTCGAGCCGACCGAGAGTGAATCGAAGGCCGAACTCGACCGGTTTATTGGCGCGATGCTGAGTATTCGCGCCGAAATCACCGAAGTGCAGAACGGTAACTGGTCAGCCGAAGACAACCCGCTCAAACGTGCGCCGCATACCTTGGCCGATATCACTGGAGTGTGGGAGCGGCCTTACAGCATTGAGCAGGCGGTGACGCCGGATGCACACACCAAGGCGCACAAATATTGGCCGGCGGTGAATCGGGTGGATAACGTTTATGGCGATCGCAATTTGTTTTGCGCGTGTGTTCCCGTGGACGATTACCGCTAAAAAACCGCGAAGCACATGCAAACCCTGTGGGAGCGGGCTTGCCCGCGATGGCGTACTGTCAGGCAACATCAATTGAAGCCAATGGCCTCATCGCGGGCAAGCCCGCTCCCACAGGGCCTTATGTTGGGCAAAAAAATGCCGCTCATATGAGCGGCATTTTTGTTCAGCTGGAACGCTTACTCGGAAGCAACGGCATTCTTCGCCAGGATCGCGTTCGCCAGTTCCATGTCCGTGGCCTGCAGGCCTGGGTTGTCGGCGCGGACTTTCTGCATCGCGGCTTCCAGATAAGGACCGCGAATACCACCATCACTGGCAACAAAGCTGCCGGCATCGTCCTGGGCTGCGACGATCAGCTTGTGATCCTTGAAAGTCAGGTAGGTCGAACCGGTGGTTGCACCGGACGAAATGACGTTACGCCAAAAGCTATCGGCCATCGCCGAACCGACTGGAAGGGACAACAAGGCGAGGGTAGCGACAGCAAGTTTGAGACGCATAGGGTGACTCCACTGGGTTAACTACGGGATTTGATTGCCATTTCCTCAATCGAGTTCCGTGACGCCATGCCTACTTCTGCTCACTCTGTGGCGTCACCCGTAGCACCTCCTCAACAGTGGTCAGTCCCGCCGCCACTTTCTGTGCCCCCGACAATCGCAGACTGCGCATGCCTTCCTTGAACGCCTGACGCCGCACCGCCAGCAAATCGGTATCGGGATTGATCAGCGCCTTGACGCCGTCAGTCAGTTGCATGATTTCGTAGACCCCGGCGCGACCGCGATAGCCGGTGTCGCGGCACTCCAGGCAGCCGATGGCGCGCTGGGCGTTGGTGGGCAGTGGCGCTTGCCAGGGTTTGGTCAGGGTTTGCCAGTCTTCTTCGCCCAACGTTAGCGGGGCCTTGCAATCGGGGCACAAGGTTCGCACCAGTCGCTGGGCCATGACGCCGAGCACCGTGGCCTTGATCAGGTAATGCGGCACGCCGAGTTCGAGCAGGCGGCTGATGGCGCTCGGCGCATCGTTGGTGTGCAGCGTCGAGAGCACCAAGTGACCGGTGAGCGCGGCCTGGATCGCCATTTCAGCGGTTTCGAGGTCGCGGATCTCGCCGATCATGATGATGTCCGGGTCCTGTCGCATCAGCGCGCGCACACCGGCGGCGAAGGTCAGGTCGATGTTGTGCTGGACCTGCATCTGATTGAAGGCGGGCTCGACCATCTCGATCGGGTCTTCGATGGTGCAGAGGTTGACCTCCGGTGTCGCCAGTTTCTTGAGCGTGGTGTACAGCGTGGTGGTCTTGCCTGAACCGGTCGGCCCGGTGACCAGAATGATGCCGTTGGGCTGGCGGGTCATGTCTTGCCAGCGGCGCAGGTCTTCGGCGGAAAACCCCAGTTGATCGAAATCCTTGAGCAGCACTTCAGGGTCGAAGATCCGCATGACCATTTTTTCGCCGAATGCGGTCGGCAATGTTGACAGCCGCAACTCGACTTCGCCGCCGTCCGGCGTCTTGGTTTTCACCCGTCCGTCCTGGGGTTTGCGCTTTTCCGCGACGTTCATCCGGCCGAGGCTTTTCAGGCGACTGACGATCGCCATCGTCACCTGCGGGGGGAATTGGTAGACGTTGTGCAGCACGCCGTCGATGCGAAACCGCACGGTGCCTTGCTCGCGCCGGGGCTCGATATGGATATCGCTGGCGCGTTGCTGGAACGCGTACTGGAACAACCAGTCGACGATATTGACGATGTGCGCGTCGTTGGCGTCCGGTTCCTGGTCGCTGGCACCGAGGTTGAGCAGTTGTTCGAAGTTGCCCAGGTTGCTGGTTTTTTGATCGGTGCTGGTCGCGCCGCTGACCGATTTGGCCAGACGGAAAAACTCGACGCTGAAGCGCTGGATGTCCACCGGGTTGGCCACTACGCGTTTGATCGGCAGCTTCAACACGTGGGTCAGGTCGGCTTCCCAGCCGTTGACGTACGGTTGGGCGCTGGCCACG
This genomic window contains:
- a CDS encoding GspE/PulE family protein, which translates into the protein MSVQLAIQDRWLDLNDLLRELVAQGFISQDSAEHALNARRRHATSGQMHPLEFIASQHLDDLSRPGKHLDLESLTLWLSQQAGQPYLRIDPLKINVAAITPLMSYAFAQRHKILAVSVDRDAVTVASAQPYVNGWEADLTHVLKLPIKRVVANPVDIQRFSVEFFRLAKSVSGATSTDQKTSNLGNFEQLLNLGASDQEPDANDAHIVNIVDWLFQYAFQQRASDIHIEPRREQGTVRFRIDGVLHNVYQFPPQVTMAIVSRLKSLGRMNVAEKRKPQDGRVKTKTPDGGEVELRLSTLPTAFGEKMVMRIFDPEVLLKDFDQLGFSAEDLRRWQDMTRQPNGIILVTGPTGSGKTTTLYTTLKKLATPEVNLCTIEDPIEMVEPAFNQMQVQHNIDLTFAAGVRALMRQDPDIIMIGEIRDLETAEMAIQAALTGHLVLSTLHTNDAPSAISRLLELGVPHYLIKATVLGVMAQRLVRTLCPDCKAPLTLGEEDWQTLTKPWQAPLPTNAQRAIGCLECRDTGYRGRAGVYEIMQLTDGVKALINPDTDLLAVRRQAFKEGMRSLRLSGAQKVAAGLTTVEEVLRVTPQSEQK
- a CDS encoding ABC transporter permease, giving the protein MAHPAQRRWYPLVFAIAALVLLPLSVLFLSWQTIDHQIWSHLWDTQMPRLLGNTLTLVLGVGVGVTLLGVSLAWLTSLCEFPGRRWLDWALMLPFAIPAYVLAFVFVGLLDFAGPVQTLMREWFGSGLRLPRVRSTGGVIIVLVLVFYPYVYLLARSAFLAQGKGLMEAARVLGQSPWQAFWRVALPMARPAIGAGVALALMETLADFGAVSVFNFDTFTTAIYKTWYGFFSLSSATQLASLLLLVVMLVLYGERRARGANRASNERPRVKALYHLRGFKAVAAMSWCGLVFACAFVIPMLQLMVWFWQRGRFDLDERYAALIVHTLYLGGMAALITVSVALVLAFARRLAPTRAIRIGVSLANLGYALPGSVLAVSIMLAFSYLDRELVIPLSGWLGGAGKPLLLGSLSALLLAYLVRFIAVAYGPLESSLARIRPSLPEAARSLGVSGPRLFFKVYLPLLLPGTLSAALLVFVDVLKEMPATLLMRPFGWDTLAVRIFEMTSEGEWARASLPALTLVLVGLLPVIGLIRRSAHRNA
- a CDS encoding DegT/DnrJ/EryC1/StrS family aminotransferase, whose protein sequence is MSQLPFLPFSKPTIDEATIAAVGDVLRSGWITSGPKVQAFEAQLSEYFGGRTVRTFNSGTCTMEIALRIAGIGPGDEVITTPISWVATANVILEVGATPVFADIDPITRNIDLDQLEAAITPRTKAIIPVYLAGLPVDMTRLYALAKKHGLRVVEDAAQALGSSWNGQRIGATGDFVSFSFQANKNVTSSEGGCLVLNTAEEVRLAEKYRLQGVTRTGFDGLDVDVLGGKFNMTDVAAAIGLGQFAHIEAITAHRRELAKHYFACFGEDFEAQYGAQLPPADFENSNWHLFQLVLPERKDGLAARATFMEQMQALGVGIGYHYPPIHLLSLYRERGFKEGMFPVAERVGRLIVSLPMFTAMSKADVERSVAAVKTVLRAA
- the gcvH gene encoding glycine cleavage system protein GcvH: MSDIPADLRFAESHEWARLEADGTVTVGISDHAQEALGDVVFVELTEVGKVFAAEDQAGVVESVKAASDIYSPIAGEVIAVNEELSGSPELLNSDPYGAWIFKLKPNNAADLDKLLDAAGYKAAIGE
- a CDS encoding DUF2388 domain-containing protein, coding for MRLKLAVATLALLSLPVGSAMADSFWRNVISSGATTGSTYLTFKDHKLIVAAQDDAGSFVASDGGIRGPYLEAAMQKVRADNPGLQATDMELANAILAKNAVASE
- the gcvT gene encoding glycine cleavage system aminomethyltransferase GcvT, translating into MGQRTPLYDLHLALGAKMVDFGGWDMPLHYGSQVEEHHQVRRDCGVFDVSHMTVIDVSGAQAKAWLQHLLANDVARLHSPGRALYSTMLNERGGIVDDMIVYRLEDGYRLVVNASTRNQDLAWMQAHLDGFDVQLNERSELAMLAIQGPHARHKISELVTQSRSNLIQMLKPFEGLADGDWFIARTGYTGEDGLEIVLPANQAPGFFNDLVGAGISPIGLGARDTLRVEAGMNLYGQDIHQDVSPLASNMAWSIAWEPATRQFIGRTALEAERAGGVQHKLVGLVLEERGVLRAHQVVRIANVGEGEITSGSFSPTLSKSIALARVPMATADRAEVEIRGKWYPVRVVKPTFVRHGKTLI
- the gcvP gene encoding aminomethyl-transferring glycine dehydrogenase, which codes for MSQLPSLSQLRDPNAFLRRHLGPDAAEQQAMLDSLGLGSRVELIEQTVPPGIRLNRMLDLPPALDEEAALAKLRGYAEQNQVWTSLIGMGYHGTLTPNVIARNVLENPGWYTAYTPYQPEIAQGRLEALLNFQQLTIDLTGLELANASLLDEATAAAEAMALAKRVAKSKSNVFFVDENCHPQTISVVQTRAEGFGFELIIDALDNLKAHQVFGALLQYPDTHGDIRDLRPLIDHLHAQQALACVATDLLSLLLLTPPGELGADVVFGSSQRFGVPMGYGGPHAAFFASRDEYKRAIPGRIIGVSKDARGNTALRMALQTREQHIRREKANSNICTAQVLLANIASFYAVYHGPEGLKRIAQRVHRLTCILATGLERHGVTRLNKHFFDTLTLEVGGTQTAIIESAQAAQINLRILGRGRLGLSLDETCDETTVAKLFDVFLGADHGLNVDELDAETLVCGIPGELLRTSTYLRHPVFSTHHSETEMLRYLKQLENKDLALNQSMIPLGSCTMKLNATSEMIPITWPKFANLHPFAPREQAVGYALMIEELERWLCAITGFDAICMQPNSGAQGEYAGLLAIRKYHESRQQGARDICLIPSSAHGTNPASAQMAGMRVVIVECDEAGNVDLDDLKGKAAEAGDKLACLMATYPSTHGVYEEGISEICEVIHSHGGQVYMDGANLNAQVGLARPADIGADVSHMNLHKTFCIPHGGGGPGMGPIGVRAHLAPFVANHPVVPIDGPLAQNGAVSAAPWGSASILPISWMYIAMMGPQLADASEVAILAANYLAQHLSGAFPVLYSGRNERVAHECILDLRPLKALTGISEEDVAKRLMDYGFHAPTMSFPVPGTLMVEPTESESKAELDRFIGAMLSIRAEITEVQNGNWSAEDNPLKRAPHTLADITGVWERPYSIEQAVTPDAHTKAHKYWPAVNRVDNVYGDRNLFCACVPVDDYR